In the Leptotrichia sp. oral taxon 212 genome, one interval contains:
- a CDS encoding metalloregulator ArsR/SmtB family transcription factor, whose amino-acid sequence MKKETLVCECPVIHQEVIDKIKLPEEEVLYDLGDFFKILGDSTRIKILSALFQSEMCVCDIAALLGMTQSAISHQLRVLKQGRLVKHRKDGKVVYYSLDDDHIKHIVDQGLTHISEKR is encoded by the coding sequence ATGAAAAAAGAAACACTAGTTTGTGAATGTCCTGTAATACATCAGGAAGTAATCGATAAAATAAAGTTACCTGAGGAAGAAGTTTTATATGATTTAGGTGATTTTTTCAAAATATTAGGTGATAGTACAAGAATCAAGATATTGAGCGCTTTATTTCAGTCTGAGATGTGCGTATGTGATATTGCGGCTTTACTGGGAATGACACAATCGGCTATTTCGCATCAGTTGAGAGTTCTTAAACAGGGAAGACTTGTAAAACATAGAAAAGATGGGAAAGTTGTTTATTATTCATTAGATGACGACCATATTAAGCACATTGTTGACCAGGGATTGACTCATATATCTGAAAAAAGATAA
- a CDS encoding TrkA family potassium uptake protein, with the protein MEGYLVIGIGRFGKSVARTLYENNKTVLAIDENEEVIQQIIDNQLVGDAVVLNATDENALKKVINNDFDTAFVCIGTDIQSSILITVTLKELGIKKIICKARTEKQGKVLEKIGADIVVYPEKEMGEALAKKVMNPKLTDYFRFSEEYNIFEFEAPADFIGKNLKELDLRNRYEMNIIGIKQGKDNLNISPHSDTVIEKGNILLVITDNKKNINLFDN; encoded by the coding sequence ATGGAAGGATATCTTGTTATCGGTATAGGACGTTTTGGAAAAAGTGTTGCAAGGACACTATATGAAAATAATAAAACAGTTTTAGCTATTGATGAGAATGAAGAAGTTATACAGCAAATTATTGATAACCAGCTTGTGGGTGATGCTGTAGTTTTAAATGCAACTGATGAAAATGCTCTGAAAAAAGTTATTAATAATGATTTTGATACTGCCTTTGTATGTATTGGAACAGATATACAGTCCAGTATTTTAATAACGGTTACCTTAAAAGAACTGGGTATAAAAAAAATTATATGTAAAGCCAGAACCGAAAAGCAAGGAAAAGTTTTAGAAAAGATAGGGGCAGATATAGTTGTCTATCCAGAAAAGGAAATGGGAGAGGCTTTGGCAAAAAAAGTTATGAATCCTAAACTGACAGATTATTTCAGATTTTCTGAAGAATATAACATCTTTGAATTTGAAGCTCCTGCAGATTTTATAGGAAAAAATTTAAAAGAACTGGATTTACGTAACAGGTATGAAATGAATATTATAGGAATAAAACAAGGGAAAGACAATTTGAATATAAGTCCACATTCGGATACTGTAATAGAAAAGGGAAACATATTGTTAGTAATAACAGACAATAAAAAAAATATTAATTTGTTTGATAATTAA